From the genome of Phalacrocorax aristotelis chromosome 15, bGulAri2.1, whole genome shotgun sequence, one region includes:
- the MYO1H gene encoding unconventional myosin-Ih: MEGALIARDRVGVQDFVLLDSHTSETAFLNNLRKRYQENLIYTYIGTLLVSVNPYKELDIYTVTQMQLYRGVNFFELPPHLYAIADNAYRVMCSEYNNHFILISGESGAGKTEASKKILQYYAVTCPTTEQLQIVRDRLLLSNPVLEAFGNAKTLRNDNSSRFGKYMDIQFDFKGAPVGGHILSYLIEKSRVVHQNHGERNFHIFYQLLEGGDKDLLCWLGLERNPQKYTYLIQGRCAKVFSINDKNDWKIVRKAFSIIDFTEKDIEHLFGIVASVLHLGNIQFEEDSNGHAIIRDGMQIKWISKLLGVHLSILHEALTHRKIEARSEEVLSPLNVDLAFYARDAVAKAIYGRTFTWLVNKINGSLANKDSTRKTVIGLLDIYGFEVLDTNSFEQFCINYCNEKLQQLLIEMTLKAEQEEYELEGIEWEPIPYFNNKIICDLVEQKHKGIISILDEECLRPGEATDLSFLEKLEEKVGDHAHFVTRKLADQKTRKSIDWVDFRLLHYAGEVTYCAVGFLEKNNDLLYRNLKEVLCNSKNGILRDCFLLSELDNRRRPETVATQFKNSLTSLIEILMSKEPSYVRCIKPNENKEPGKFDDYLIRHQVKYLGLMEHLRVRRAGFAYRRKYELFLQRYKSLCPATWPHWHGPAAEGVERLIKHIGYKPEEYKLGRTKIFIRFPKTLFATEDAFEFRKHLLVSRLQAKYKGCLGKREYKKKREAAIKLEACWRGALARKEAKKRTWAVQIIRKFINGFMNRKKPLCPENIEFVQLVQYNYLMKLRDHVPKNVLDKSWLQPPSILEEASEMLQKICVRNLVRKYCQGVSAEKKVQLQQKVVASAVFRGKKEGYLQSINQPFMDTRLKENDINPKVLQLIHGEKIKYVTPVIKYDRNGFKARDRLLVLTQSSAYVVEMAKVKQKIDYATLKGISTSNLSDGIVVIHVPEDNKQKGDVILQCEHIFETITKLCMLANKQNLVKVVQGSLQFRIGSGKEGTMVFTVGQEPQVFKAKNGQLTVVSTQAKS, translated from the exons ATGGAGGGGGCTCTGATAGCCCGGGACAGAGTCGGGGTGCAGGACTTCGTGCTTCTGGACTCCCACACCAGTGAGACTGCCTTCCTGAACAACCTTCGCAAGCGATACCAGGAGAACCTCATCTAT ACATATATTGGTACTCTTCTTGTATCTGTCAACCCTTACAAGGAGCTGGATATCTACACTGTGACACAGATGCAGCTTTATAGAGGGGTAAACTTTTTCGAACTGCCACCACATCT ATATGCCATAGCTGACAATGCCTACCGGGTGATGTGCAGTGAGTACAACAACCATTTCATCCTCATCTCCGGGGAGAGTGGAGCTGGGAAGACAGAAGCTTCGAAGAAGATCCTGCAGTATTACGCAGTAACCTGTCCGActacagagcagctgcagaTCGTCCGCGATCGTCTGCTACTTTCCAATCCTGTTTTGGAG GCTTTTGGAAACGCAAAAACTCTGCGTAATGACAACTCAAGTAGATTTGGGAAATACATGGATATCCAATTTGATTTTAAG GGAGCTCCGGTGGGAGGGCACATCCTCAGTTACCTAATTGAGAAATCCAGAGTTGTCCATCAaaaccatggagaaaggaatTTCCATATTTTCTACCAGTTATTGGAAGGCGGAGACAAGGATCTTCTTTGCTGGCTTGGGCTGGAGCGCAACCCCCAAAAGTACACGTATCTCATCCAG GGTCGATGTGCCAAAGTGTTTTCTATTAATGACAAGAATGACTGGAAAATAGTCCGCAAAGCTTTTTCTATCATTGACTTTACTGAAAAAGATATAGAG CATCTCTTTGGAATTGTTGCTAGTGTGCTGCACCTCGGGAACATTCAGTTTGAAGAAGATAGCAATGGACACGCCATCATCCGTGATGGCATGCAGATCAAATGGATTTCAAAG ctaCTGGGTGTGCACTTGTCCATCCTGCACGAAGCTCTCACGCATCGGAAGATCGAAGCCAGATCTGAAGAG GTTCTGAGCCCATTGAACGTGGATCTGGCATTCTATGCTCGGGATGCAGTAGCAAAAGCAATTTATGGACGAACTTTCACTTGGCTAGTCAACAAAATCAATGGCTCTCTAGCCAACAAG GATTCAACTCGGAAAACAGTTATTGGCCTGCTGGATATCTATGGCTTTGAAGTGCTGGACACAAACAG CTTTGAGCAGTTCTGCATTAATTACTGCAATGAGAAGCTCCAGCAGCTGTTGATTGAGATGACCTTGAAGGCAGAGCAGGAAGAATATGAACTGGAAGGAATAGAG TGGGAACCAATTCCATATTTTAACAACAAGATCATCTGTGACCTGGTTGAGCAGAAGCATAAAGGAATAATCTCTATTCTG GATGAAGAATGCTTACGACCTGGTGAAGCGACTGATTTGAGCTTCTTGGAAAAGCTGGAAGAGAAAGTAGGAGATCATGCCCACTTCGTGAC tcgCAAGCTTGCAGACCAGAAAACACGGAAATCGATTGACTGGGTGGATTTCCGCCTCCTTCACTACGCAGGAGAAGTCACTTACTGTGCTGTTG gatttcTGGAGAAGAATAATGATCTCCTGTACAGAAACCTGAAAGAG GTGCTGTGCAACTCTAAAAATGGCATCCTTAGAGACTGCTTTTTACTGTCAGAACTAGACAACCGGAGGAGACCAGAGACT GTTGCAACCCAGTTCAAAAACAGTCTGACGAGTCTTATAGAAATCCTCATGTCCAAGGAGCCTTCTTATGTCCGATGCATTAAACCGAATGAGAACAAGGAGCCTG GGAAGTTTGATGATTATCTGATCCGACATCAGGTGAAATACCTGGGCCTGATGGAGCACTTGCGGGTGAGACGAGCTGGCTTCGCGTATCGGCGGAAGTATGAACTCTTCTTGCAAAG gtataAATCCCTCTGTCCAGCTACCTGGCCCCATTGGCATGGGCCAGCAGCTGAGGGTGTGGAGAGGCTCATCAAACATATTGGTTACAAGCCTGAGGAATACAAATTAGGAAG AACCAAAATATTCATTCGGTTCCCAAAGACTCTGTTTGCTACTGAAGATGCATTTGAATTCAGAAAGCACCTGTTAG tTTCAAGACTACAGGCCAAATATAAAGGATGCCTTGGAAAGAGAGAGTACaagaagaagagagaagcag CTATCAAGCTGGAGGCTTGTTGGCGAGGAGCGCTAGCACGGAAGGAGGCCAAGAAGAGGACGTGGGCGGTTCAGATCATCAGGAA ATTCATAAATGGCTTCATGAATCGGAAGAAACCCCTTTGCCCAGAGAACATTGAATTTGTGCAGCTTGTGCAGTACAACTACCTGATGAAGCTCAGAGATCACGTTCCAAAAAATGTCTTGGACAAGAGCTGGCTCCAACCTCCTTCCATCCTGGAAGAG gcATCTGAGATGCTACAGAAAATCTGCGTTAGGAACCTAGTACGGAAATACTGCCAAGGTGTTAGTGCTGAGAAGAAAGTGCAG TTACAGCAAAAAGTGGTAGCAAGTGCTGTTTTcagagggaagaaggagggcTACCTGCAGAGCATAAACCAGCCTTTCATGGACACCCGACTAA AAGAGAATGATATAAACCCCAAAGTACTGCAACTCATCCACGGTGAGAAGATCAAG TATGTGACCCCCGTGATAAAATATGACAGGAATGGCTTCAAAGCACGAGACCGGCTACTTGTTCTGACCCAGTCCTCAGCGTACGTGGTGGAAATGGCCAAGGTCAAGCAGAAAATAGACTATGCCACTCTGAAAG GTATTTCCACCAGTAACCTGAGCGATGGGATTGTAGTCATTCACGTTCCCGAGGACAACAAACAGAAG GGAGATGTGATACTTCAGTGTGAGCATATCTTTGAGACAATCACTAAACTCTGCATGCTGGCCAATAAGCAAAACCTTGTTAAAGTTGTGCAGGGAAG CCTGCAGTTTCGCATTGGCTCTGGGAAGGAAGGGACGATGGTGTTTACTGTTGGGCAGGAGCCTCAGGTCTTTAAAGCCAAAAATGGACAACTAACAGTG GTGTCAACCCAGGCAAAGTCTTGA